One segment of Chelmon rostratus isolate fCheRos1 chromosome 17, fCheRos1.pri, whole genome shotgun sequence DNA contains the following:
- the ubn2b gene encoding ubinuclein-2b isoform X2: MAEPRKVPFVTISSFNTSPPTPESSKKRRREDEAIDITFGKDGGGSAAAVGSGGGGGLFGNTKGGDAETEEVKPTVRLNLPLTEPNERASAEFNYGELVNSTLSQVKLAGSAVPKGLTPPLDPNDPFADDDRERREVEELARKFENKYGGGPKKKKKDRMQDLIDIGYGYDETDPFIDNSEAYDELVPASLTTKHGGFYINTGTLQFRAASDSEGENAGTEDNHFKKMKDGEERVIKKRRKKQEGGILEDKKPRKNKVPKTGVSALNVHRPEKKKRKKLMKDSLHLANMLRRFTREKEEMRKKNLAAAGLPRPHTKVPNANSALLNTHSKAAGGNDCNMADLTADPAVMSLLGSANNDILQDMMGDLDFGMLDSPQPSSPVQGENGAFGMAHKAGGSRVTQGSVMTPPPLPGGLPAPLTKRIEDLRAASRLFDEEGRKKFFTLDMNNILLDIELQVQEQPAEVRSAVYSHLEAFVPCNKEALLKRLKKLSLNIQDDRLRTPLLKLKLAVCSVMPEQIARYNMDCIAKVAKQQSEEGEKNGSEDDDEEKPGKRVMGPRKKFLWDDKLRSLLCTLVRVKLSCYELEGKNSLSLEDYLKAFMETEVKPLWPKGWMQARMLFKESIMAHGHLTGYTAKKKMVPTPKAKPKEAVWVQRSAPSVGATPSPAAQVAKRPPQSPSEPICLDSLDEDLTAPSLDSISQALAILGNAAKGLAHGDSPPSPDGPKTATNPSTHHASPILQQQKKNSVSTPSSNAPHYISTSSSSSTSLSRPSSIASSPLPSVRVDGMGVIKGTVQAHRHSVLNTQRTLGVGVAKANSPASASPPKPRPPPTASPLVAPGSKMGVSTPPSGLLKGSNNNKANSGDTLIITSPQSRPHALPSQSHMTPKTFQSPRLPQTPQSKSSPSLSQTLPGVQSQPRPQSNFITPMHATLTKSTHSSIPPIVKLTPRTPSPAVTTTTSVSPSISQSPRSQATPPIHQYTPKSAAGFRPPFSGAQGGVTKPGQGSYTPPGGQKTPINNSTTNTSLINTISISKHSGSSASPTTASANPGQRQRPGGGTSQGAKPVASVPSSSVSSQLPQVSTAGSGGLLGSASSLPLGFGMLGGLVPVSLPFQFPPLLNLPQLGAAGSGAAASGSAASSNAPFSTLTQNVSQSQGGDAKRKTL; encoded by the exons ATGGCAGAGCCGCGGAAAGTGCCGTTCGTTACCATCTCGTCCTTCAACACCTCGCCGCCGACCCCGGAGTCCAGCAAGAAGCGCCGCCGCGAAGATGAGGCCATCGACATCACTTTTGGGAAAGATGGAGGTGGAAGTGCCGCGGCGGTCGGGTCAGGAGGTGGCGGAGGTCTGTTTGGTAACACGAAAGGAGGCGATGCCGAGACCGAGGAGGTGAAGCCTACCGTCCGCCTCAACCTGCCGCTGACCGAGCCAAATGAACGAGCGTCGGCGGAGTTCAACTACGGCGAGCTGGTCAACTCAACTCTTTCTCAG GTAAAGCTTGCAGGATCAGCAGTCCCTAAAGGACTCACTCCTCCCCTGGACCCCAACGACCCCTTTGCCGATGATGACAGGGAGAGGCGGGAGGTAGAGGAGCTGGCCAGGAAATTTGAGAACAAATAT GGTGGCGgcccaaagaagaagaaaaaggacagGATGCAGGATCTCATTGACATTGGCTATGGCTATGATGAGACTGACCCTTTCATAGACAATTCAGAGGCT TATGACGAGCTGGTACCAGCCTCTCTCACCACAAAACATGGAGGCTTCTACATCAACACAGGCACTCTGCAGTTCAGAGCAGCGTCTGACTCTGAGGGAGAAAATGCTGGCACGGAGGATAATCACTTCAAG AAGATGAAAGATGGTGAGGAGCGGGTGATAAAGAAACGCAGGAAAAAGCAAGAAGGTGGAATTCTGGAGGACAAGAAACCCAGAAAGAATAAAGTACCGAAGACCGG AGTTTCAGCTCTGAATGTTCATCggccagaaaagaaaaagaggaagaagctgatGAAGGACTCTCTCCACCTGGCCAACATGTTACGTCGCTTCACCAGGGAGAAGGAAGAGATGCGCAAGAAGAACCTGGCTGCAGCCGGTCTGCCACGGCCCCACACCAAAGTGCCCAACGCCAACAGCGCGCTCCTCAACACCCACTCCAAGGCTGCTGGCGGCAACGACTGCAACATGGCCGACCTGACCGCCGACCCGGCCGTGATGTCGCTGCTGGGCTCAGCCAATAACGACATACTGCAGGACATGATGGGTGACCTGGACTTTGGGATGCTGGACTCTCCTCAGCCCTCCAGTCCAGTGCAGGGAGAGAACGGCGCGTTTGGGATGGCACATAAAGCGGGTGGTAGCAGAGTGACGCAGGGTAGTGTGATGACCCCTCCCCCTCTGCCCGGTGGACTCCCAGCCCCACTCACAAAGCGCATTGAAGACCTGAGAGCG GCGTCCCGTCTGTTCGATGAAGAGGGCAGGAAGAAATTCTTCACTTTGGACATGAACAACATCCTGCTGGA tattgAGTTGCAGGTTCAGGAGCAGCCTGCAGAGGTGCGTTCAGCCGTCTACTCTCACCTGGAGGCCTTTGTGCCCTGCAATAAAGAAGCTCTGCTCAAACGCCTTAAGAAGCTCAGCCTCAACATTCAG GATGACCGCCTTCGAACGCccctgctgaagctgaagctggcGGTGTGCAGCGTGATGCCGGAGCAGATCGCTCGATACAACATGGACTGCATCGCTAAAGTGGCAAA GCAGCAgtctgaggagggagagaagaacgggtcagaggatgatgatgaggagaagCCAGGGAAGAGGGTGATGGGCCCACGGAAAAAGTTTCTCTGGGACGACAAACTCAG GTCGTTGCTGTGTACTCTGGTGCGGGTGAAGCTGAGCTGCTATGAGCTGGAGGGCAAGAACTCGCTGTCTCTAGAAGACTACCTCAAAGCCTTCATGGAGACTGAAGTTAAACCTCTGTGGCCTAAGGGCTGGATGCAGGCCAG GATGCTGTTCAAAGAGAGCATCATGGCTCACGGTCACCTCACAGGCTACAC agcaaagaagaagatgGTCCCTACTCCCAAGGCCAAGCCAAAG GAGGCTGTGTGGGTGCAGAGGTCCGCCCCCTCAGTGGGTGCCACTCCCTCCCCTGCAGCCCAGGTTGCCAAGCGACCACCTCAGTCACCGTCTGAGCCCATATGTCTCGATTCCCTCGACGAGGATCTGACGGCTCCCTCCCTGGACTCCATCTCCCAGGCCCTGGCCATCCTCGGCAACGCAGCCAAGGGCCTGGCCCACGGGGACAGCCCCCCGTCCCCGGATGGACCCAAGACCGCCACCAACCCCTCTACTCACCACGCCTCAccaatcctgcagcagcagaaaaagaacTCTGTCAGCACTCCCAGCTCCAATGCACCTCACTACATCTCTACCTCTTcgtcttcctccacctctctgtctcgGCCTTCCTCCATCGCGTCCTCCCCTCTGCCCTCGGTGAGGGTGGATGGGATGGGGGTGATTAAGGGCACGGTGCAGGCGCACAGACACTCGGTGTTGAACACTCAGAGAACTTTGGGTGTGGGTGTGGCTAAAGCCAACTCGCCTGCCTCGGCATCGCCACCTAAACCACGTCCGCCACCCACTGCGTCCCCGCTTGTGGCCCCAGGATCGAAGATGGGGGTCTCCACTCCCCCCTCTGGCCTCCTCAAAggcagcaataataataaagccAACAGTGGTGACACTCTCATCATCACATCGCCTCAGTCTCGGCCACACGCCCTCCCATCCCAATCACACATGACCCCCAAAACCTTCCAGTCGCCTCGCCTCCCCCAGACCCCGCAGAGTAAATcgtccccctccctctctcagacGCTCCCCGGAGTTCAGTCCCAGCCCCGGCCTCAGTCCAACTTCATCACCCCTATGCACGCCACTCTCACCAAGTCCACCCACAGCAGCATCCCGCCCATCGTCAAACTCACTCCCCGCACCCCCAGCCCTGCTGTGACCACTACCACCTCAgtctccccctccatctctcaaAGCCCCAGGTCTCAGGCAACCCCCCCCATACACCAGTACACTCCCAAAAGCGCAGCAGGGTTCCGCCCGCCGTTCTCAGGTGCCCAAGGAGGAGTAACCAAGCCGGGGCAAGGCAGCTACACTCCTCCAGGTGGCCAGAAGACCCCCATCAACAACAGCACCACCAACACCAGCCTTATTAACACCATATCCATAAGCAAGCATTCAGGATCCAGTGCCTCCCCCACAACAGCCTCTGCCAACCCAGGCCAGCGTCAGAGGCCCGGGGGCGGGACATCTCAGGGGGCCAAGCCGG